Within the Ruficoccus amylovorans genome, the region AAACCTCGTCGGGGCCTTCTGGCAGCCGCAGGCGGTTTTCATCTGCACCGAGCTTTTGAAAACCCTCCCGCCGCGTGAATTCGCCGCCGGGATGGCCGAAGTCATCAAGTACGGGATGCTCTACGACCGGGCGCTTTTCGACCAGCTCGCCGGGCTTGAGCAACCGCTGGCCTGGGACCACCCGGCCCTGACCGGCATCATCCGGCGCTGCTGCGAGATCAAGGCCGAGATCGTCAAAGCCGACGAAAAGGAAACCGCCGCCAGCGGTGGGCGCGCCCTGCTCAACCTCGGGCACACCTTTGCCCACGCCATCGAGAACGTCGCCGGCTACGGCACTTACCTGCACGGCGAGGCCGTGGCTATCGGCCTGGTGCTCGCAGCCGAGCTTTCCGCCCGGCTGACGGACGACGGGGCGATTGGTTTTGACTTTGACCGGGCCGATGCCGAGGCCGTGCGCAAGCTCGTCGCCGCCAACGCTCTGCCCACCTCGCTGAAAGACCCGCTCGGCGGCCAGCCCGCCCCTGCTCTCGATATCGACAAACTGATGGACGCCATGCGCCGCGACAAAAAAGTCCGTTCGGGCCGCCTGCGCTTTGTGGCGATGGAGGAGATCGGCCGCGCCGTCACTGTGGCCGATGTCCCGGAGGCGTGGATACGGGAGCTGTGGCAGCAGAGCGCGCAGTAGCGAGTTTTCATTTCTCAGTGGCCATCGCTGATGGACCGGGTTGGTCCGGAGGCGGCTATCACTGCCGACGGCAGCTTTAAATGGCCATTGACCCCCGGCGAATGAGGACTTAACCCTTTTCTCTCATGGCTGGTGTCGATGAGACCATCGTACGTGAGTACTTCGAGATGAACGGGTTCCTCGTTCGTCAGCTACGCAAGTACGCGGTGCAGTCGCGCGCCAAACGCAGCGAGGAGGAGATCGACCTGGTGGTCTATAACCCGACCTGGCGCAAGGGCGCGGGCAAACCCAACTTCATGCTCTTCTCCAACGAGCTTGAGC harbors:
- the aroB gene encoding 3-dehydroquinate synthase — translated: MSDKLTVELGERSYPIIIASTRQEYREAIRSTEAWTAGAAVIFDENTRQYLPDGMPEEIVYIGFEPGEQTKCFASLHRIMDEMAAGRIDRGGRVIALGGGVIGDLAGYAAASYLRGVDFYQVPTTLLAMVDSSVGGKTGINIAAGKNLVGAFWQPQAVFICTELLKTLPPREFAAGMAEVIKYGMLYDRALFDQLAGLEQPLAWDHPALTGIIRRCCEIKAEIVKADEKETAASGGRALLNLGHTFAHAIENVAGYGTYLHGEAVAIGLVLAAELSARLTDDGAIGFDFDRADAEAVRKLVAANALPTSLKDPLGGQPAPALDIDKLMDAMRRDKKVRSGRLRFVAMEEIGRAVTVADVPEAWIRELWQQSAQ